One Flavobacterium sp. 90 DNA segment encodes these proteins:
- the ggt gene encoding gamma-glutamyltransferase → MKKITLLFSFISFYCSAQETVKPTGLVVTKAMVVSARQEASKIGADIMKKGGNAFDAMVGTELALAVAFPYAGNIGGGGFMVYRKANGEVGSLDYREKAPLAATKDMFLDKDGNVIKGKSTETALAIGVPGTVAGVFAVHKRLGSLPMSEILKPVIALAERGVIVTIKQQKQLEAYHDAIVKANGPNTLMAGKFKENDTIKYPALANTLKRILKNGKDEFYKGKTAKILVEYLQTRGGIITLKDLATYEAKWRKPLQFNYKDLKITSMSPPSSGGICLAQIMKMIAPYDLSKMGHNSEESIQVIVEAERRAYADRSQFLGDPDFVKIPINALLSDAYLKDRMSSFDVNKASLSSDIKEGKVTYNESTETTHYSIVDAQGNAVAATTTINDGFGSKYYCDELGFFLNNEMDDFSAKPGSPNMFGLVGNEANSIAPKKRMLSSMTPTIVEKNGNLFMVVGSPGGSTIITTVLQAILNVYEYNLSMQEAVNAPRFHHQWLPDLITFEPNAFDTTTIDKLKAKGYLINEKTTPVIGKLDCILVLPNKNLEGGADFRGDDTAVGF, encoded by the coding sequence ATGAAAAAAATCACCTTATTATTCAGCTTTATTTCTTTTTATTGTTCTGCTCAGGAAACTGTAAAACCAACAGGTTTAGTAGTAACAAAAGCTATGGTTGTTTCGGCACGTCAGGAAGCTTCAAAAATTGGAGCTGATATTATGAAAAAAGGCGGAAATGCTTTTGATGCAATGGTTGGTACCGAATTGGCTTTGGCAGTTGCTTTTCCGTATGCAGGAAATATTGGCGGCGGCGGATTTATGGTTTATCGAAAAGCAAATGGCGAAGTTGGATCTTTGGATTATCGAGAAAAAGCTCCATTAGCAGCAACAAAAGATATGTTTTTGGATAAAGACGGAAATGTAATCAAAGGAAAAAGCACCGAAACCGCTTTGGCAATTGGTGTTCCCGGAACAGTAGCCGGAGTTTTTGCCGTTCATAAAAGATTAGGTTCATTACCAATGTCCGAAATTTTAAAACCCGTTATCGCTCTTGCCGAAAGAGGTGTAATTGTTACTATAAAACAGCAAAAACAATTAGAAGCTTATCACGATGCGATTGTCAAAGCAAATGGTCCAAATACGCTTATGGCAGGAAAGTTCAAAGAGAATGATACGATCAAATATCCAGCTTTAGCAAATACTTTGAAACGTATTTTAAAAAATGGAAAAGATGAATTCTACAAAGGTAAAACTGCCAAAATTCTAGTAGAATATCTTCAAACAAGAGGCGGAATTATTACGCTTAAAGATTTAGCTACATATGAAGCAAAATGGAGAAAACCGTTACAATTTAATTATAAAGATTTAAAAATCACCTCAATGTCTCCTCCAAGCAGCGGAGGAATCTGTCTGGCGCAAATCATGAAAATGATCGCTCCATATGATTTATCAAAAATGGGACACAATTCTGAAGAATCTATTCAGGTAATTGTTGAAGCTGAAAGAAGAGCTTATGCAGACAGAAGTCAATTCTTAGGCGATCCTGATTTTGTAAAAATCCCAATTAATGCTTTGTTGTCCGATGCTTATTTAAAAGACAGAATGTCAAGTTTTGATGTTAATAAGGCAAGTTTATCATCAGATATAAAAGAAGGAAAAGTAACGTATAATGAAAGTACCGAAACTACACATTATTCGATTGTAGATGCACAAGGAAATGCTGTTGCGGCAACTACGACAATAAATGACGGTTTTGGATCTAAATATTATTGTGATGAATTAGGTTTCTTTTTAAACAACGAAATGGACGATTTTAGTGCTAAACCGGGATCTCCAAATATGTTTGGTTTAGTAGGAAATGAAGCCAATAGTATTGCTCCGAAAAAAAGAATGCTGAGCTCAATGACACCAACTATTGTCGAGAAAAACGGAAACTTGTTTATGGTTGTTGGTTCTCCAGGAGGTTCGACTATTATTACAACTGTTTTGCAAGCGATTCTAAATGTTTATGAATATAATTTGAGCATGCAGGAAGCTGTAAATGCGCCACGTTTTCACCATCAATGGCTACCGGATCTAATTACTTTTGAACCAAATGCATTTGACACAACAACGATAGATAAA
- a CDS encoding ACP phosphodiesterase, translated as MNFLAHIYLSGDNDLIKIGNFMADGIRGKQFEHFPEDVQKGIILHRFIDTYTDSHDIFRQSTKRLHEKYHHYAGVIVDIVYDHFLAKNWAKYSDEKLDLFINRFYKSLHENYPILTERTQNLMPTMIRENWLWSYQTTDGIQHILTQMDRRSKNQSKMQFATQELKDFYAEFESEFDLFFQDMQAQAKQKRLSL; from the coding sequence ATGAATTTCCTAGCCCATATATATCTTTCAGGTGATAATGATTTAATTAAAATTGGCAATTTTATGGCCGATGGAATTCGCGGAAAACAATTTGAACATTTTCCTGAGGATGTCCAAAAAGGAATTATTTTACACCGTTTTATAGACACATATACAGATTCTCATGATATTTTTAGGCAAAGTACAAAGCGCTTACACGAAAAATATCATCATTATGCCGGCGTAATCGTAGATATTGTTTACGATCATTTTTTGGCGAAAAACTGGGCGAAATATTCTGATGAAAAACTGGATCTTTTCATTAATCGGTTTTATAAATCATTACATGAAAATTATCCTATCCTAACCGAAAGAACACAAAACTTAATGCCAACGATGATTAGAGAAAACTGGCTTTGGAGTTATCAGACGACTGACGGAATTCAGCATATTTTGACGCAAATGGATCGAAGGTCAAAAAATCAATCAAAAATGCAATTTGCTACTCAGGAACTCAAAGATTTTTATGCAGAATTTGAATCCGAATTTGATCTTTTCTTTCAAGATATGCAGGCTCAAGCCAAACAAAAAAGACTTTCATTATAA
- the glmM gene encoding phosphoglucosamine mutase, producing the protein MTLIKSISGIRGTIGGKVGDNLTPVDAVKFASAYGTFLKNNTSKEKLTVVIGRDARISGPMIHNLVVNTLIGLGINVIDLGLSTTPTVEVAVPLEKADGGIILTASHNPKQWNALKLLNEKGEFLSGAEGAKILEIAEAEAFDFSDVDNLGEITINDAYMDIHIDEVLNLPLVDVEAVKAAKFKVVVDGVNSSGGIIIPRLLELMGVEVVKLYCEPNGHFPHNPEPLKEHLTDISELVVKEKAHLGVVVDPDVDRLAFISEDGEMFGEEYTLVACADYVLSKTPGNTVSNMSSSRALRDVTVAHGGKYEASAVGEVNVVELMKKNNAIIGGEGNGGIIYPESHYGRDSLVGVALFLTHLANKKMSVSALRASYPEYYMSKNKIELTPQIDVDAILVAMTEKYKNEDITTIDGVKIDFATEWVHLRKSNTEPIIRIYTEAPSQEKADVLALRIIDEIKAIAGI; encoded by the coding sequence ATGACTTTAATAAAATCAATTTCAGGTATACGAGGAACAATCGGTGGAAAAGTTGGAGATAACCTGACTCCTGTTGATGCTGTAAAATTTGCATCGGCATATGGTACTTTTCTGAAAAACAATACTTCAAAAGAAAAATTAACGGTTGTAATTGGTCGTGATGCCAGAATTTCTGGACCAATGATTCACAATCTTGTTGTAAATACTTTAATAGGTTTAGGAATTAATGTAATTGATCTTGGACTTTCTACTACACCAACTGTAGAAGTTGCTGTGCCATTAGAAAAAGCTGATGGTGGAATTATTTTAACAGCATCTCACAATCCAAAACAATGGAATGCTTTGAAATTACTGAATGAAAAAGGTGAATTTTTAAGTGGTGCAGAAGGAGCTAAAATTTTAGAAATTGCAGAAGCAGAAGCTTTTGATTTTTCTGATGTAGATAATTTAGGCGAAATTACAATCAATGACGCTTATATGGACATTCATATTGATGAAGTTTTAAACTTGCCATTAGTAGATGTTGAAGCTGTAAAAGCAGCAAAATTTAAAGTGGTTGTTGATGGTGTAAATTCTTCAGGTGGAATTATTATTCCAAGATTATTAGAATTGATGGGAGTTGAAGTTGTAAAATTATATTGCGAACCAAACGGACATTTTCCTCATAATCCAGAACCTTTAAAGGAACATTTAACTGATATTTCTGAATTGGTGGTTAAAGAAAAAGCGCATCTTGGAGTTGTTGTTGATCCTGATGTTGATCGTTTGGCTTTTATCAGCGAAGACGGGGAAATGTTTGGTGAAGAGTATACTTTAGTAGCTTGCGCCGATTATGTTTTGAGTAAAACTCCAGGAAATACAGTTTCGAATATGTCATCGTCTCGTGCTTTGCGTGATGTAACAGTTGCTCACGGCGGAAAATATGAAGCCAGCGCAGTAGGTGAGGTGAATGTTGTGGAATTAATGAAAAAAAACAACGCTATTATTGGTGGTGAAGGTAACGGTGGAATTATCTATCCGGAATCTCATTATGGACGTGATAGTTTGGTTGGTGTAGCTTTATTTTTGACGCATTTAGCGAATAAAAAAATGTCAGTTTCGGCATTGAGAGCTTCATATCCTGAATATTATATGAGCAAAAACAAAATTGAATTGACACCGCAAATTGATGTTGATGCAATTTTGGTTGCTATGACTGAAAAATATAAAAACGAAGATATCACGACAATTGATGGTGTGAAAATTGATTTTGCTACAGAATGGGTACATTTAAGAAAATCAAACACAGAACCAATTATCAGAATCTATACTGAAGCTCCTTCTCAGGAAAAAGCTGATGTTCTGGCTCTTCGAATTATTGACGAGATAAAAGCAATTGCAGGAATTTAA
- a CDS encoding glycosyl hydrolase — MIKNLLFTFIIISISNVCSAQSPKRGIAYNNNSTSDLLALKPGVSWWYNWGSLPENDTNTNYESIGVEYVPMTWNPVSDADLQNFINKIKPGAKYLLAFNEPNFNDGARLTPQEAVNAWANVEKIAAAKNLEIVSASPAYNGPESYGNISDPVAWHDQFFAICPKCKVDYIAFHTYDSSAGAVIGVTGLLKKYNKPVWVTEFANRVIQTSAEKIAFMKEIVTSFENDPDIYRYSWFTGRVPATWTDMLEGQLLAPERGVLKPIGTEYINVSYTDKKINVPGRIIANKHYRRSGTGLQNTTDSGTGQNVCFINEGDWNEYQLNVANAGTYNLTFRVASPTITGKFDILINDVVVKTGETFPATGGYQTYTDKTVNGITLPKGQVYLKIKFKSNDMNFNYIDVAQANLGLNDPTFEKDTFTIYPNPVKNQSILHIKSVDTEPLTIKIVDMKGTLCFSSDSYYTNEDIKIGDKLSTGIYIVTVTYGTVKKTLKIIKD; from the coding sequence ATGATTAAAAACCTACTTTTTACCTTTATAATAATATCGATTTCAAATGTCTGTTCTGCTCAAAGTCCAAAACGCGGAATTGCTTACAATAATAATTCAACATCAGATTTATTAGCCTTAAAACCCGGAGTTTCGTGGTGGTACAACTGGGGTTCTTTACCTGAAAATGATACTAACACAAATTATGAATCTATTGGCGTTGAATATGTTCCAATGACTTGGAATCCTGTAAGTGATGCTGATCTGCAGAATTTTATTAATAAAATAAAACCCGGCGCTAAATATTTGCTTGCCTTTAATGAACCAAATTTTAATGATGGAGCAAGATTAACGCCTCAGGAAGCTGTAAATGCTTGGGCAAATGTTGAAAAAATCGCTGCTGCAAAAAACCTAGAGATTGTAAGTGCTTCACCAGCTTACAACGGCCCTGAAAGTTATGGCAATATATCGGATCCGGTTGCGTGGCACGATCAGTTTTTTGCTATCTGTCCAAAATGCAAAGTCGACTATATTGCTTTTCACACTTATGATAGTTCAGCCGGAGCAGTTATTGGTGTTACGGGACTTCTTAAAAAATACAATAAACCAGTTTGGGTAACTGAATTTGCGAATAGAGTTATTCAGACTTCTGCCGAAAAAATTGCGTTTATGAAGGAAATCGTAACCAGTTTTGAAAACGATCCTGACATTTACAGATATTCTTGGTTCACAGGAAGAGTTCCTGCAACTTGGACAGATATGCTCGAAGGACAATTATTAGCTCCTGAAAGAGGCGTTTTGAAACCTATTGGTACTGAATATATAAATGTTTCTTATACCGATAAAAAAATAAATGTTCCCGGAAGAATTATTGCCAACAAACACTATCGCAGAAGTGGTACAGGATTGCAAAACACAACGGATTCAGGAACGGGTCAAAATGTATGTTTTATAAATGAAGGCGACTGGAACGAATACCAACTAAATGTAGCCAATGCCGGAACTTACAATCTGACTTTTAGAGTAGCTTCACCAACAATTACCGGTAAATTTGATATTCTTATAAATGATGTTGTCGTAAAAACAGGCGAAACTTTTCCTGCTACTGGCGGATATCAAACTTATACAGATAAAACCGTAAACGGAATTACTTTACCAAAAGGACAAGTTTATTTGAAGATTAAATTCAAATCAAATGATATGAATTTTAATTACATTGATGTTGCTCAGGCAAATTTAGGTCTTAACGATCCAACTTTCGAAAAAGATACTTTTACCATTTATCCAAATCCAGTAAAAAATCAATCCATACTTCATATAAAATCTGTGGATACAGAACCATTGACAATAAAAATTGTCGACATGAAAGGAACCCTTTGTTTCTCTTCGGATTCTTATTATACTAATGAAGATATTAAAATTGGAGATAAACTTTCTACAGGAATTTATATTGTAACGGTAACTTATGGTACAGTAAAAAAAACATTGAAAATCATCAAAGACTAA
- a CDS encoding lysophospholipid acyltransferase family protein — MQFLVYILAYPLLWLISILPFRIFYCFSDVVYFLIYRIVGYRKKVVRANLALTLPHLSDAERKDIEKKFYKHMCDMFLEMIKTMSISPEEMDRRFKVTNLDLVNEYAKKGKSVILVASHYASYEWLLTINPKIDFRGIAVYKKVANPYFDKLVRKIRSRFDTELVETRKAIPTMAQNQRDGILSMYGLASDQSPKLDRIFHSMKFMGVEVPVHTGAEMLAKKYDLSVVFVKVKKVRRGYYEATIIPIADNPKEYENFEITEKYLREVEKQIYEAPEYYLWTHKRWKHKVE; from the coding sequence ATGCAATTTCTCGTTTATATACTAGCCTATCCTCTTCTTTGGCTAATCTCTATTCTTCCTTTTCGAATATTTTATTGCTTCTCTGATGTCGTCTATTTTCTTATTTACAGAATCGTAGGTTACCGCAAGAAAGTGGTTCGTGCAAATCTGGCACTTACTTTGCCACATCTAAGTGATGCTGAACGAAAAGACATCGAAAAAAAATTCTATAAACATATGTGCGATATGTTTCTGGAAATGATCAAAACCATGAGTATTTCACCTGAAGAAATGGACAGAAGATTTAAAGTCACTAATCTTGATCTTGTAAATGAATATGCAAAAAAAGGTAAGAGTGTAATTCTCGTAGCGTCGCACTATGCCAGCTATGAATGGCTTTTGACGATTAATCCAAAAATTGATTTTCGTGGAATTGCCGTATATAAAAAAGTAGCCAATCCATACTTTGATAAATTGGTTCGAAAAATTCGTTCCAGATTTGATACAGAATTAGTCGAAACAAGAAAAGCGATTCCAACAATGGCTCAAAATCAACGTGACGGAATTTTAAGCATGTACGGTTTAGCAAGTGATCAATCACCAAAACTTGATAGAATTTTTCACTCTATGAAATTTATGGGAGTTGAAGTTCCTGTACATACCGGAGCCGAAATGCTGGCTAAAAAATACGATCTGAGCGTTGTTTTTGTAAAAGTAAAAAAAGTACGTCGTGGTTATTATGAAGCTACAATCATTCCAATTGCAGACAATCCAAAAGAGTACGAGAATTTCGAAATCACGGAAAAATATCTAAGAGAAGTTGAAAAACAAATTTACGAAGCTCCTGAATATTATTTATGGACGCACAAAAGATGGAAACATAAAGTTGAATAA